From bacterium, a single genomic window includes:
- a CDS encoding glycosyltransferase family 4 protein: MGRNILLVNWRDIQHPEAGGAEVHAHEIFSRIAAAGHRVTFLTCAWPGCAPEAVIDGIEVLRRGSNFTFNYSVPGIVRRELAGRGFDILVEDVNKIPFRSRSFWPGPRLILFHHLFGGSIFRETVFPVAAYVWLWEKMIPAFYRGEHCQAVSQDTAAELVGLGFGRERMKVVYNGIDSALYTPAPPGDSPPLEESYCLYMGRIKRYKRLDLVLEAFVRAREEGLERNVRLVFAGAGDDYPRLESRAVALGLRETVIFEGRVSLERKLALLR, encoded by the coding sequence ATGGGACGGAACATCCTGCTGGTCAACTGGCGCGACATCCAGCACCCCGAGGCCGGGGGGGCCGAGGTCCACGCCCACGAGATATTCAGCCGCATCGCCGCGGCGGGCCACCGGGTGACTTTCCTCACCTGCGCCTGGCCCGGCTGCGCGCCCGAGGCCGTAATCGACGGGATCGAGGTGCTGCGTCGCGGCAGCAATTTCACTTTCAACTATTCCGTGCCCGGCATTGTACGGCGTGAGCTGGCCGGCCGCGGTTTCGACATCCTGGTCGAGGATGTCAACAAGATACCGTTCCGCAGCCGGTCGTTCTGGCCCGGGCCGCGGCTGATCCTGTTCCACCACCTGTTCGGCGGCTCCATCTTCCGTGAAACTGTTTTTCCGGTGGCCGCCTATGTCTGGCTCTGGGAGAAAATGATCCCCGCGTTCTACCGCGGCGAGCACTGCCAGGCGGTCTCGCAGGACACGGCCGCGGAGCTTGTCGGCCTGGGGTTCGGGCGCGAGCGCATGAAAGTGGTTTACAACGGGATCGACAGCGCGCTCTACACCCCCGCGCCGCCGGGGGACAGCCCGCCGCTGGAGGAATCTTATTGCCTGTACATGGGGCGGATCAAGCGCTACAAGCGTCTGGACCTGGTGCTGGAGGCGTTCGTCCGGGCGCGTGAAGAGGGGCTGGAACGGAATGTCCGTCTGGTGTTCGCCGGGGCCGGGGATGACTACCCGCGCCTGGAGTCCCGCGCCGTGGCCCTCGGGCTGCGGGAAACGGTGATCTTCGAGGGACGGGTGAGCCTGGAGCGCAAGCTGGCCCTGCTGCG
- a CDS encoding metallophosphatase family protein, with protein MLHAIISDIHGNLPALSAVLDSIGRLGAARVVCLGDVVGYGAEPAECLRLTRESCSSVILGNHDAAVAGRTSIECFNSAARAAVLWTRKVLTAEEIAWLAALPYEDSPGVYRTVHATPDDPAAWSYLMSDDHAEELFGFFSGPLLFFGHTHYPMLFEQADGTVACLGAEDYTLRPGARCIINPGSVGQPRDGDPRASFGLLDDGTGRFTLQRVEYDIPAAQHSILEAGLPAVLAERLARGR; from the coding sequence TTGCTCCATGCTATCATCTCCGACATTCACGGCAACCTGCCGGCCCTGAGCGCGGTGCTCGACAGTATCGGGCGCCTGGGGGCGGCTCGGGTGGTCTGTCTGGGGGATGTGGTGGGCTATGGGGCCGAGCCGGCCGAATGCCTGCGCCTGACCCGCGAGAGTTGTTCCAGCGTCATCCTGGGCAACCATGACGCCGCGGTGGCTGGCCGGACCTCGATCGAGTGCTTCAATTCCGCCGCCCGCGCCGCCGTGCTCTGGACCCGTAAGGTCCTGACCGCGGAGGAAATCGCCTGGCTCGCCGCCCTGCCTTACGAGGACTCGCCCGGGGTCTATCGCACCGTGCACGCCACGCCCGATGACCCCGCCGCCTGGAGCTACCTGATGTCGGATGACCATGCCGAGGAGCTGTTCGGATTTTTCAGCGGACCGCTCCTTTTTTTCGGCCATACACATTACCCGATGCTGTTCGAGCAGGCGGATGGGACAGTGGCCTGCCTGGGGGCCGAGGATTACACCCTTCGCCCGGGCGCGCGCTGCATAATCAACCCCGGCAGCGTGGGCCAGCCGCGCGATGGCGACCCGCGGGCCTCGTTCGGCCTGCTGGATGACGGCACGGGACGTTTCACGCTCCAGCGCGTGGAGTACGACATTCCGGCCGCGCAGCACTCGATCTTGGAGGCCGGACTGCCCGCCGTGCTGGCCGAGCGCCTGGCCCGCGGACGCTGA
- the nusB gene encoding transcription antitermination factor NusB, with protein MRKRTKGRLWAIQIAYGALLSGKPTERALREFFTQRRVGPENRDFTTRLLLRMTEHTDEIDELFIGCLQNWSIHRLAVLDKLMLRLAITEFLYIGDVPPKVTINEYVQLAHFFGTEDSPRFLNGVLDAVYRSLIKSGALLEDEEPQ; from the coding sequence ATGAGAAAACGGACCAAGGGCCGCCTGTGGGCGATTCAGATCGCCTACGGCGCATTGTTGAGCGGAAAACCGACTGAGCGCGCACTGCGTGAATTTTTCACCCAGCGGCGAGTGGGCCCGGAGAACCGGGATTTCACCACCCGTCTGCTGCTGCGCATGACCGAGCACACGGACGAGATCGACGAGCTGTTCATCGGCTGCCTGCAGAACTGGTCGATCCACCGTCTGGCCGTGCTCGACAAGCTGATGCTGCGCCTGGCGATCACCGAGTTCCTGTATATCGGCGATGTCCCCCCGAAAGTAACGATCAACGAATATGTCCAGCTCGCGCACTTCTTCGGCACCGAGGACAGCCCGCGCTTTCTGAACGGAGTTCTGGATGCGGTCTACCGGAGCCTGATCAAGAGCGGCGCACTGCTGGAGGACGAAGAGCCTCAGTGA
- the ribH gene encoding 6,7-dimethyl-8-ribityllumazine synthase: MPRIFEGKLDGKGKKVALVVSRFNDLVTSRLSAGAVDILTRHGVADQDISVFRVPGAFEIGALCRKLALGQKFDAVIALGAVIRGETPHFDYVASEVSKGVALAAFEAAVPVIFGVVTSDNLEQALERAGAKAGNKGAEAAMAALEMMDLYGGGAI, translated from the coding sequence ATGCCCAGGATATTCGAGGGTAAGCTCGACGGCAAGGGCAAGAAAGTGGCCCTGGTGGTGTCCCGTTTCAACGACCTGGTCACCAGCCGCCTGAGTGCCGGCGCGGTGGACATCCTCACCCGTCACGGCGTGGCGGACCAGGACATCAGTGTGTTCCGCGTGCCGGGTGCGTTCGAGATCGGCGCCCTGTGCCGCAAGCTGGCCCTGGGCCAGAAATTCGATGCCGTGATCGCTCTGGGCGCGGTGATCCGCGGCGAGACGCCGCATTTCGACTATGTGGCCTCCGAAGTGTCGAAGGGCGTGGCCCTGGCGGCTTTCGAGGCCGCGGTGCCAGTGATTTTCGGCGTGGTGACCAGCGACAACCTGGAACAGGCGCTGGAGCGCGCCGGGGCCAAGGCCGGAAACAAGGGCGCCGAGGCGGCCATGGCCGCCTTGGAGATGATGGACCTGTACGGCGGCGGCGCGATCTGA